A region of the Stieleria neptunia genome:
GTGCCGAACAGGCCTACACCAGCCAGGGCTGGCTCAGCCGCCGATTCAATCGTTTCTGGCCTTTCTAATTTCCGCGGTCGCAATCTCATTCATGCAGACTCCTTCAAAGCATCCACGACTCGCGTTTTCGACGCTCTGCCTGGCCGTCCTGTTGATCAGCAACGGCGGCGTGGTCGTGCGCGCCCAAACGCTACAGGATCCGCTGCCGCCACCGCCCGCAATCACGCCCGCGATGACGCCCGCGGCGGGATCCACGCTCACACCGCTGGCCCCGTTGCGTCAAGATCCCAGCGTTCGGATCAAGGACATTGCGTTCGTCGAAGGCGACCGCGTCAATCATGTCTCCGGTGAAGGCTTGGTGTTCGGGTTGAGCGGAACGGGCGGCAAGTCGCAACAGACGCGGCAAATGTTGACCAACTATTATCTGCGTCGCGGTGTCCGTGTCGGGCAAGTCGACACCAAGAACATTTCCGCGGTGATGGTGTCGGGTAAAATCCCCGCCTACGCGCGGCCCGGCGAGACGATCTTGGTGACGGTCTCGGTCGCAGACGACGCGTCCAGTCTGCGTGGCGGCACGCTCAATCAAACCGCGCTGCGGGGCATCGATGATGAGATCTACGCGATCGCCCAGGGCGCGATCATCGGCGGCGGCATCTCCGCCGAAGGTGCCGGCGCCAACGTACAAAAGAACCATCCCACGGTCGGTGTTTGTGAAGCCATCGTGGAACGTGCGGTGCCCTGCGGCAGGATCGTCAACAACGGAAGCCTGCGTCTGGTGTTGCGCAACAAGTCCTATTCCACGGCGACCGCGATCGGCAATGCACTCAATCGGATTTTCCCCGGCCGTGCCCGCGCCCTGGATTCGGGGACGGTTCAAGTCTTCATCCCATCCACGTTTGCCAACAGCGTCACCGAATTCATCTCGACGATCGGCAACTTACGTGTCGAACCCGACACGCCGGCCCGCGTGGTGATCAACCAGAAAACGGGATCGATCGTGTTGGGCCACAACGTCAAGATCGCGCCGGTCCTGTTCGCCAGCGAGAACATCGTGATCGCCACCACCGAAACACCGATCGCATCCCAGCCCAACCCGCTGGCCGGGGGCGACACCGTCGTCCTGCCGCGGACCGGGATCGATTTGTTTGAATCCGGGGGACGCTACAACGTCTTGCCCGGCGGAATGACGGTCGGCGATCTGGCGACGGCCCTGAACTCCCTGGCCGTTTCG
Encoded here:
- the flgI gene encoding flagellar basal body P-ring protein FlgI; the encoded protein is MQTPSKHPRLAFSTLCLAVLLISNGGVVVRAQTLQDPLPPPPAITPAMTPAAGSTLTPLAPLRQDPSVRIKDIAFVEGDRVNHVSGEGLVFGLSGTGGKSQQTRQMLTNYYLRRGVRVGQVDTKNISAVMVSGKIPAYARPGETILVTVSVADDASSLRGGTLNQTALRGIDDEIYAIAQGAIIGGGISAEGAGANVQKNHPTVGVCEAIVERAVPCGRIVNNGSLRLVLRNKSYSTATAIGNALNRIFPGRARALDSGTVQVFIPSTFANSVTEFISTIGNLRVEPDTPARVVINQKTGSIVLGHNVKIAPVLFASENIVIATTETPIASQPNPLAGGDTVVLPRTGIDLFESGGRYNVLPGGMTVGDLATALNSLAVSPTTLISIMTTLRNQGALKAELVIE